A single Desulfobaculum xiamenense DNA region contains:
- a CDS encoding class I SAM-dependent rRNA methyltransferase, with protein sequence MIKIILKKGKEKSLLRRHPWVFSGAVDSVSGEAAPGETISVQSADGSFLGFGAWSPHSQIRCRIWSFERTDVIGPEFFRARIDAALALRRAHGSDIPLRACRVVNAENDGLPGLIVDRYGDFAICQFLAAGPEYHKDTIVAALTHAMPGLRGVYERSDADVRIKEGLPVFSRLLWGEEPPETIDIDELGVTFRVDVRNGHKTGFYLDQRDNRRLVGAYARGREVLNCFCYTGGFGVWALAGGAAHVLNIDTSGPALDMARANVRANGLDMDRVQFMEADVFKALRAFRDEGRTFDLIVLDPPKFVDSKQALDRACRGYKDINLLAFQILRPGGTLFTYSCSGLMDDDLFQKVVAGAALDAGRQASIIHRIGQAPDHPVRLSFPEGRYLKGFAIHVE encoded by the coding sequence ATGATCAAAATCATCCTGAAGAAGGGCAAGGAGAAGTCTCTCCTGCGCCGTCATCCGTGGGTCTTTTCCGGCGCCGTGGACTCCGTTTCGGGCGAGGCCGCACCGGGCGAGACCATTTCCGTGCAGTCCGCCGACGGCTCGTTCCTCGGCTTCGGCGCGTGGTCGCCCCACTCGCAGATCCGCTGCCGTATCTGGAGCTTCGAGCGCACGGACGTCATCGGTCCCGAATTCTTCCGCGCGCGCATCGACGCCGCGCTGGCCCTGCGCCGCGCCCATGGCAGCGACATTCCGCTTCGGGCCTGCCGCGTGGTCAACGCCGAGAACGACGGCCTGCCCGGCCTCATCGTGGACCGCTACGGTGACTTCGCCATCTGCCAGTTCCTCGCCGCCGGTCCCGAATACCACAAGGACACCATCGTCGCCGCGCTGACCCATGCCATGCCCGGCCTGCGCGGCGTGTACGAGCGCTCCGACGCCGATGTGCGCATCAAGGAAGGCCTGCCCGTCTTCTCGCGCCTCTTGTGGGGCGAGGAGCCGCCGGAGACCATCGACATCGACGAACTCGGCGTGACCTTCCGCGTGGACGTGCGAAACGGCCACAAGACCGGCTTCTACCTCGACCAGCGTGACAACCGCCGCCTCGTCGGGGCCTACGCGCGCGGACGCGAGGTGCTCAACTGCTTCTGCTACACCGGCGGTTTCGGCGTGTGGGCGCTGGCCGGCGGAGCGGCCCACGTGCTCAACATCGACACCTCCGGCCCCGCGCTGGACATGGCCCGCGCCAACGTCCGGGCCAACGGACTCGACATGGACCGCGTCCAATTCATGGAGGCCGACGTGTTCAAGGCGCTGCGCGCCTTCCGCGACGAAGGCCGCACCTTCGACCTCATCGTGCTCGACCCGCCGAAGTTCGTGGACTCCAAACAGGCCCTCGACCGCGCCTGCCGAGGCTACAAGGATATCAACCTTCTCGCCTTCCAGATCCTGCGCCCCGGCGGCACGCTGTTCACCTACTCCTGCTCGGGCCTCATGGACGACGACCTGTTCCAGAAGGTCGTCGCCGGAGCGGCCCTCGACGCGGGCAGACAGGCCAGCATCATCCACCGCATCGGGCAGGCCCCGGACCATCCGGTCCGGCTCTCCTTCCCCGAGGGACGCTACCTCAAGGGCTTCGCCATCCACGTCGAATAG